In the Gossypium arboreum isolate Shixiya-1 chromosome 10, ASM2569848v2, whole genome shotgun sequence genome, one interval contains:
- the LOC108488880 gene encoding uncharacterized protein LOC108488880, translating to MGSISSQQRSASPSPPPVFSSSRYRVIAAFCPKEAGPSTNVFNCIQCYNPCNNTWEHVSIIPNLRENHVLKGFVMVSLGESVYVIGGRLWNKRKPRESNEIPDVDVEVSALVLRYNVRLNKWSKCASLGTPRYDFACCVCNDKIYVAGGKSGLNSTRGMTSAEVYDPVTGRWTDLPSMSTLRYKCVGVTWQGQIYVVGGFAEKDDSVPNMLTFSPQRCSAEVFHAGAEKWDLEAGMWQLDVPPNQIVDVDGKLFSSGDCLNPWKGHIEAYDENLNIWTEVDGSRFNPPISAMERLYLTMAPIGTQLYFFAGYRKAEELTKTLSVVYIFDTLATVDAWRSLEPTEEEGEKEICSHCCVVQL from the coding sequence ATGGGTTCGATCTCTTCCCAGCAACGATCGGCATCACCATCACCACCACCCGTGTTCAGTTCTTCTCGATATCGAGTGATCGCCGCGTTCTGTCCTAAAGAGGCAGGGCCTAGTACTAATGTTTTCAACTGTATACAATGTTACAACCCTTGTAATAATACATGGGAACATGTTAGCATCATTCCCAACCTACGTGAAAACCATGTCTTAAAGGGTTTTGTGATGGTTTCACTCGGAGAATCTGTTTATGTTATCGGTGGGAGGTTATGGAACAAACGAAAACCTCGGGAATCGAATGAGATTCCTGATGTTGATGTAGAAGTGTCAGCATTAGTACTTCGATACAACGTTCGGTTGAACAAATGGTCGAAATGTGCGTCGTTAGGGACGCCACGGTATGATTTTGCGTGTTGTGTTTGTAACGATAAAATTTACGTCGCGGGGGGAAAATCCGGTTTGAATAGCACTCGAGGAATGACATCGGCAGAGGTTTATGATCCGGTTACCGGTCGATGGACCGACTTGCCTAGTATGAGTACGTTGAGGTACAAATGTGTAGGGGTTACATGGCAAGGCCAAATCTACGTAGTGGGTGGCTTCGCCGAAAAAGACGATTCTGTCCCCAACATGCTGACGTTCTCGCCGCAGCGGTGCTCCGCTGAGGTGTTCCACGCCGGAGCGGAGAAATGGGACCTCGAGGCTGGGATGTGGCAATTGGACGTACCGCCGAATCAAATCGTCGACGTAGACGGTAAATTGTTTAGCTCCGGCGATTGCCTTAACCCATGGAAAGGACACATCGAAGCTTACGACGAGAACCTCAACATTTGGACCGAAGTCGACGGGTCACGTTTCAATCCGCCGATCTCGGCCATGGAACGGCTTTACTTAACAATGGCGCCGATCGGGACACAGTTATATTTCTTCGCGGGGTATCGGAAGGCTGAGGAACTGACGAAAACACTGTCAGTGGTTTATATATTCGATACGTTGGCCACCGTCGATGCATGGCGGAGCTTAGAGCCAACGGAGGAAGAAGGGGAAAAAGAGATTTGCAGCCATTGTTGCGTGGTTCAGCTCTGA